A DNA window from Chitinibacter fontanus contains the following coding sequences:
- a CDS encoding ABC transporter ATP-binding protein, translated as MQTVIEVQHLYCGWGQRSILEDVSFSVNRGEVITILGGSGCGKSTLLKHLIGLYPPQAGSIRIVGNELVQASSKDREAILRKIGVMYQSGALFGSMSILNNITLPLSSFSHLDSAAIDTLARLKLRLVGLEEFADFYPNELSGGMQKRAAIARAMALDPQILFLDEPSAGLDPITSAELDRLIRRLAETQGVTIMVVTHELASIAAIADRAIMLDKSIKGILAIDTPAALAQSTDRRVAGFFNAQRPSHAAV; from the coding sequence ATGCAGACGGTGATCGAGGTACAACATCTATATTGCGGTTGGGGGCAGCGCTCAATTCTAGAAGACGTGAGCTTTAGCGTGAATCGGGGCGAAGTGATTACCATTCTAGGCGGCTCAGGCTGTGGTAAGTCCACGCTGCTTAAGCATTTGATCGGCCTTTATCCACCACAAGCAGGATCTATACGGATAGTGGGTAATGAGCTAGTACAAGCATCCAGCAAGGATCGCGAAGCAATACTGCGCAAAATTGGCGTGATGTACCAATCAGGCGCGCTATTTGGCTCGATGAGTATTCTAAATAACATCACATTGCCCTTGAGTAGTTTTAGCCATTTAGACAGCGCAGCAATTGATACGCTGGCCAGACTTAAATTACGGCTTGTTGGGCTGGAAGAGTTTGCCGATTTTTACCCCAACGAACTATCTGGCGGCATGCAAAAGCGTGCGGCAATTGCCCGTGCCATGGCACTTGATCCACAAATTTTATTTTTGGATGAGCCATCCGCAGGCCTAGACCCCATTACCTCAGCCGAGCTCGATCGCCTGATTCGCCGTCTGGCAGAAACCCAAGGGGTCACCATCATGGTGGTGACACATGAATTAGCCAGTATTGCTGCCATTGCAGATCGCGCAATTATGCTCGATAAAAGTATCAAAGGGATTTTAGCCATCGACACTCCCGCAGCACTCGCCCAATCAACAGATAGGCGGGTTGCGGGCTTTTTTAATGCACAGCGGCCATCGCACGCCGCAGTTTAA
- the flhA gene encoding flagellar biosynthesis protein FlhA, with amino-acid sequence MWRNKLTVLAMPALVLMVLGMMILPLPPLVLDFFFTFNIALSVIVLMVSLYTHKPLEFSSFPTVLLMTTLLRLSLNVASTKLVLTEGHAGGDAAGKVIESFGHVLIGDNIAVGIVAFIILTIINFVVITKGAGRIAEVSARFTLDAMPGKQMAIDADLNAGLIGEEEARTRRAQISEEANFFGSMDGASKFVRGDAVAGILVMVINLIGGLLVGMLQHDLAFADAAKTYTLLTIGDGLVAQVPALIISVAAGIVVSRVGTNQDLSEQILGQLFSRPQVMYVTAGVLAVLGIIPGMPHFAFLLMALIAGGLAWYSEQNQLQAATGGATIKPGSAPGATPGSAPAAPAEAPLQEVSWADVQPVDPVGLEVGYRLIPLVDRNQDGELLRRIRGIRKKIAQELGFLVPAVHIRDNLELRPNQYRIQLKGVDVGMGEAFVGQWLAINPGNAAGNLPGTATTDPTFGLPATWVDSSLRDQAQAMGYTVVDASTVVGTHISNILQSHAAELLGREEVQSLLDHFAKESPKLVEDLVPKVIAIGTLQKVLQNLLDDGLHIRDLRTILETLGDNVTRTQDIDDLTSIVRVALGRAIVHQLFPGENELQVVALEPQLENILMSAASGKSQGGLEPGLAERLLQQAAQLSEQLEMQGINPVIITPSQLRPMLSRFLKRSIPNLRVIAHTEIPEAKTLRIIGVLGANN; translated from the coding sequence ATGTGGCGTAATAAACTCACCGTACTTGCAATGCCAGCCTTGGTGCTGATGGTGTTGGGCATGATGATTCTGCCCTTACCCCCGCTCGTACTCGACTTCTTTTTCACATTCAATATTGCGCTGTCAGTCATTGTATTGATGGTGAGTTTGTATACTCATAAACCACTTGAGTTTTCCAGCTTTCCGACGGTACTACTGATGACGACGCTTTTGCGCCTGTCATTAAACGTAGCTTCAACAAAATTGGTGCTAACCGAGGGTCATGCTGGGGGCGACGCTGCGGGCAAGGTAATCGAATCATTTGGCCACGTACTAATTGGCGACAATATTGCCGTCGGTATCGTGGCGTTTATTATTCTGACCATTATTAACTTTGTCGTAATCACCAAAGGTGCCGGCCGGATTGCCGAGGTCTCTGCCCGCTTTACTTTGGACGCGATGCCCGGCAAACAGATGGCAATTGACGCCGATTTAAATGCCGGATTAATTGGTGAGGAAGAGGCTCGCACCCGGCGCGCGCAAATTTCTGAAGAGGCCAATTTCTTTGGCTCTATGGACGGTGCGAGTAAATTCGTCCGTGGTGACGCTGTAGCGGGCATTTTGGTCATGGTCATCAATCTGATCGGCGGTTTGTTGGTCGGGATGTTGCAACACGACCTAGCCTTCGCTGACGCAGCCAAAACCTACACTCTACTTACCATCGGTGATGGCCTAGTGGCCCAAGTTCCGGCACTAATTATTTCAGTTGCCGCCGGTATTGTGGTTTCTCGTGTAGGCACCAACCAAGATTTATCCGAGCAAATTCTGGGGCAACTGTTTTCACGCCCACAGGTAATGTATGTAACCGCCGGTGTACTGGCCGTACTGGGTATTATTCCTGGCATGCCCCATTTTGCCTTCTTATTAATGGCACTGATTGCCGGTGGCTTGGCATGGTATTCCGAACAAAACCAGTTGCAAGCGGCCACAGGTGGCGCCACAATCAAACCAGGCAGCGCACCGGGTGCCACACCCGGCTCAGCACCAGCCGCCCCCGCTGAAGCCCCCTTGCAGGAAGTTAGTTGGGCTGACGTACAGCCAGTCGATCCAGTAGGGCTAGAGGTGGGCTATCGGCTAATTCCGCTCGTCGACCGTAACCAGGATGGTGAATTGCTGCGGCGTATTCGTGGCATTCGCAAAAAAATTGCCCAAGAATTGGGTTTTCTCGTTCCCGCAGTTCATATTCGCGACAATCTGGAATTGCGCCCCAACCAATATCGCATCCAGCTTAAAGGCGTTGATGTCGGCATGGGCGAAGCTTTTGTCGGCCAATGGCTGGCAATCAACCCGGGCAATGCGGCGGGTAATTTACCGGGAACAGCCACCACCGACCCGACCTTTGGCCTGCCCGCGACCTGGGTCGACAGCAGCCTACGTGATCAAGCCCAAGCTATGGGTTATACCGTCGTTGATGCTTCAACGGTAGTTGGCACACATATCTCCAATATTTTGCAATCCCACGCGGCAGAGTTACTTGGCCGCGAGGAAGTTCAATCCCTGCTCGATCACTTTGCCAAAGAATCACCAAAACTGGTGGAAGATCTGGTACCCAAAGTCATTGCTATCGGCACCTTGCAAAAAGTGCTGCAAAACCTTCTCGACGATGGCCTGCATATTCGCGATTTGCGCACCATTCTGGAAACGCTGGGTGACAATGTCACGAGAACTCAAGATATTGATGACTTAACCTCGATAGTGCGCGTTGCCTTGGGCCGTGCCATTGTGCATCAACTATTCCCAGGCGAGAATGAGCTACAAGTCGTTGCATTAGAGCCACAGCTGGAAAACATCCTGATGTCGGCAGCCAGCGGCAAATCTCAAGGCGGTTTAGAGCCAGGGCTGGCCGAGCGCTTGCTACAGCAGGCTGCACAATTATCGGAACAACTTGAGATGCAGGGCATTAATCCGGTAATTATCACGCCCTCGCAATTACGGCCTATGCTGTCGCGCTTTTTAAAGCGCTCTATCCCGAATTTACGGGTTATAGCCCATACCGAAATTCCGGAAGCCAAAACCCTGCGCATCATTGGTGTACTGGGTGCCAACAACTAA
- a CDS encoding MlaD family protein: MEQQSNFRLGVFILLALLLGAAILIGIGSGRWLHKKVTLETYFNESVRGLDIGSKVRYRGVAIGEVSAITFTYTRYESDIPNSQRQQYVLVEAQLDNNILGQSSGNSSAQAELDREIAKGLRVKLSPQGLTGTSYLEIDYEAGQGQPLPFSWKPEHLYIPSTNSTVNQLLGSAQDLMAKLQRVDVDKTINLLNQTLNTLNTKLDELPVKSIASETNRLLHTANQLPLVQIASESSQLLSEVRESNQALKALLEQPALHSATHDLASAANSAKVLLANPALASAVQRLDQITLRLDHLSAQREGDVQQIIDNLSSTSSNLKALSEKANQRPSSLLFSDHPKPYSPPKP; encoded by the coding sequence ATGGAACAACAATCGAATTTTCGACTGGGCGTGTTTATTCTGCTTGCGCTGCTATTGGGTGCCGCCATATTAATTGGCATCGGTAGCGGACGCTGGTTGCACAAAAAGGTGACGCTCGAAACCTATTTTAATGAGTCGGTACGCGGGCTCGATATTGGCTCCAAAGTACGCTATCGCGGGGTCGCGATTGGCGAGGTGAGCGCGATTACATTTACCTACACGCGCTACGAGAGCGATATACCCAATTCCCAGCGCCAACAATACGTTTTGGTTGAGGCTCAGCTGGATAACAATATCTTGGGGCAATCGAGCGGAAATAGCAGTGCACAAGCCGAACTGGATCGCGAAATTGCCAAGGGTTTGCGCGTAAAATTATCGCCGCAAGGGCTAACAGGAACTAGCTATCTCGAAATTGATTATGAAGCAGGCCAAGGCCAACCGCTGCCTTTCAGCTGGAAGCCCGAGCATTTATATATTCCCTCAACCAACAGTACCGTCAATCAACTCCTAGGCAGTGCTCAGGATTTAATGGCCAAATTGCAGCGAGTTGATGTGGATAAAACCATCAATCTACTCAATCAAACCTTAAACACACTCAATACCAAGCTCGATGAGCTGCCCGTGAAAAGCATAGCGAGTGAAACAAATCGGCTGCTACATACGGCTAACCAGCTGCCCTTAGTTCAAATTGCCAGCGAAAGCAGCCAGCTTCTGAGTGAAGTACGAGAAAGCAATCAAGCGCTCAAAGCACTGCTTGAGCAACCCGCACTCCACAGCGCCACCCATGATCTGGCAAGTGCGGCCAACTCTGCCAAAGTGCTCCTCGCCAACCCAGCCTTAGCTAGCGCGGTGCAAAGATTGGATCAAATTACATTGCGTCTGGACCATTTAAGCGCGCAGCGTGAAGGCGATGTACAACAAATTATTGATAATTTATCGAGCACCAGCAGCAATCTTAAAGCCCTGAGCGAAAAAGCCAATCAGCGTCCAAGTAGCTTGCTGTTCTCCGATCACCCCAAACCTTATAGCCCGCCCAAACCATGA
- a CDS encoding flagellar basal body-associated FliL family protein, with product MSDAKAAPSADAAAPKSKKNILLFAIIGLIVVVLLVGGALAFFLLKTPAEGSADEAVAEANAHAEDAKKEKEKKKKEKEKKEGHTAPVFDKLQDQAFTVNLAGDTESVLQVEIMVELAEEHDKERLKGIQPKALDAVNRLLRSKTLEQVKTTEGQETLAREIREALNHLLEAEAKDEGVLSVNFTKYFYQVQ from the coding sequence ATGTCCGACGCTAAAGCCGCTCCAAGTGCTGACGCAGCAGCTCCAAAATCCAAAAAAAATATCTTGCTGTTTGCCATTATTGGCTTGATCGTGGTGGTCTTGTTGGTTGGCGGCGCTCTTGCGTTCTTTCTACTGAAAACTCCGGCTGAAGGTAGCGCGGATGAGGCTGTTGCAGAAGCTAATGCGCACGCTGAGGACGCCAAGAAAGAAAAAGAGAAGAAGAAAAAAGAGAAAGAGAAAAAAGAAGGCCACACCGCGCCAGTTTTTGACAAGCTGCAAGATCAGGCTTTTACCGTTAATTTGGCTGGCGATACCGAATCGGTTTTACAAGTTGAGATTATGGTTGAGTTAGCTGAAGAGCACGATAAAGAGCGCTTGAAGGGAATTCAGCCTAAGGCTTTGGATGCTGTGAATCGCTTATTGCGTTCTAAAACACTTGAACAAGTTAAGACCACCGAAGGTCAGGAAACCCTGGCACGTGAAATTCGTGAAGCCTTAAACCACTTGCTTGAAGCCGAGGCCAAGGATGAAGGTGTTTTAAGTGTTAACTTCACCAAATATTTTTATCAGGTTCAGTAA
- the flhF gene encoding flagellar biosynthesis protein FlhF, which translates to MVVKKFFGATTREALRQVRDELGPDALILSNRQVAGGGIEIMAVADADVAALTNVQTVATPPKPSPRAAQNGARLINSAQSEAPSPNIAKALARSYAIPDDEQEPTTADIGVEAPSVLRSNRQSRPAETRFEGQRDEISLTQFASQRTPDYLTERPEARTTEPSRTPPPRRAPPVVEPQHKALPTFSFEDEPAAKPAQPAVDHEAMQDIAREIRMLRGLLESQMAGMAWGELSKHAPEKLEILRQLLGAGFCAALSRQLIDKMPGGMSLDTGVKWVKAALAHNLPATGASDDLVARGGVYALIGPTGVGKTTTVAKLAARAALAYGPQSVALLTTDSYRIGAHDQLRIYGRILGVPVHDVKDETDLQLTLGELSDRHLVLIDTVGMGQRDQRIGEQLAMLGHDNVGTILLLAANAQAGTLDDVARRYRNHHLLGCILTKLDETVALGGCLDVAIRHKLPLQFVTNGQRVPEDLHRANLAYLLDRAFKTQQDHSVFQLQRDEYPLYMSTQDTPTDFTLSLGGARA; encoded by the coding sequence ATGGTCGTCAAAAAATTCTTCGGTGCCACCACTCGTGAAGCCCTCAGGCAAGTTCGTGATGAACTCGGCCCGGACGCGCTCATCCTTTCCAACCGCCAAGTGGCGGGCGGAGGCATTGAAATTATGGCTGTGGCCGATGCCGATGTGGCCGCACTCACCAATGTACAAACGGTAGCCACCCCGCCCAAGCCATCGCCACGTGCGGCACAAAATGGCGCACGGCTGATTAACTCAGCCCAAAGCGAAGCACCAAGCCCCAATATTGCCAAAGCCTTGGCGCGCTCCTACGCTATTCCTGATGATGAACAAGAGCCAACTACCGCTGATATTGGCGTAGAGGCGCCATCCGTTCTGCGTAGCAATCGCCAATCGCGGCCAGCCGAAACGCGTTTTGAGGGGCAACGTGATGAAATTTCTCTCACGCAATTTGCCAGCCAGAGAACGCCAGATTATTTAACTGAACGCCCTGAAGCACGTACTACAGAGCCCAGCCGCACGCCACCACCACGTCGCGCGCCGCCCGTAGTCGAGCCGCAACATAAAGCTTTGCCGACCTTCAGCTTTGAAGACGAGCCAGCAGCCAAGCCAGCCCAGCCAGCGGTCGATCACGAAGCAATGCAGGATATTGCGCGCGAAATCCGCATGCTGCGCGGTCTATTGGAAAGCCAAATGGCGGGTATGGCGTGGGGCGAACTATCGAAACATGCGCCCGAGAAACTCGAAATTTTGCGTCAATTACTGGGCGCAGGTTTTTGCGCCGCACTGTCACGTCAACTGATCGACAAAATGCCCGGCGGGATGAGCCTAGATACAGGAGTGAAATGGGTAAAAGCCGCATTGGCGCACAATCTGCCCGCCACCGGCGCCAGCGATGATCTGGTCGCACGCGGTGGCGTGTATGCGCTGATTGGCCCAACCGGCGTTGGTAAAACCACGACGGTGGCCAAACTTGCCGCGCGCGCGGCGCTGGCCTATGGCCCGCAATCGGTCGCGCTGCTGACCACCGACAGCTATCGGATTGGCGCGCATGATCAGTTGCGTATTTATGGCCGCATTCTGGGTGTACCCGTCCACGATGTGAAAGACGAAACCGATTTGCAGCTGACCTTGGGTGAGCTGAGCGATCGCCATCTGGTGCTGATCGACACCGTCGGCATGGGCCAGCGCGATCAGCGTATTGGTGAGCAGCTCGCGATGCTCGGCCACGATAACGTCGGCACCATTTTGCTGCTGGCGGCCAACGCGCAAGCGGGCACGCTTGACGATGTGGCGCGCCGTTATCGCAACCATCATTTACTCGGCTGCATTCTGACCAAGCTCGACGAAACTGTGGCACTCGGCGGCTGCCTTGATGTGGCGATCCGACATAAACTGCCGCTGCAATTTGTCACCAATGGCCAGCGTGTACCAGAAGATTTGCATCGCGCCAATTTGGCTTATTTACTGGATCGCGCGTTTAAAACTCAGCAAGATCATAGCGTTTTCCAGCTCCAACGCGACGAATATCCGCTGTATATGAGTACCCAAGACACCCCAACCGACTTCACCCTTAGCCTAGGTGGTGCGCGTGCCTAA
- a CDS encoding MinD/ParA family ATP-binding protein, with protein sequence MPKRWQDQAAGLRQMVSPTHCRSISLCGGRGDSGTTTLVINLAAALSERQREVMIVDEFTGSQNVSSRLHLSHGFTLEHVLRHEATLADSLIETPQGFQLLSIAGKPQIIAHLNDAEQHWLAAEFEAITEYVDYLLLDTRPMGSNGIPSLSLAADDVLVVLSNRAESLTDAYATIKQLAQEYARRDFRVLVNRVESLGEAMALFDRLRSVCQQFLGASLGLKLVGYVPEDTKLNRATRLGKTVLEAFPDTEASMALRQLADVILRWIPPKVAHDSAGHFVHRLVESSRLLHERLHHG encoded by the coding sequence GTGCCTAAACGCTGGCAAGACCAAGCCGCTGGCTTGCGTCAAATGGTCAGCCCGACGCATTGCCGCAGCATTAGCCTGTGCGGTGGCCGCGGCGACTCGGGTACGACCACGCTGGTGATTAATCTGGCTGCCGCGCTCAGTGAGCGCCAGCGGGAAGTGATGATTGTGGATGAGTTCACCGGTAGCCAAAATGTCAGCTCCCGGCTGCATCTAAGCCACGGCTTCACATTGGAACACGTACTGCGCCACGAAGCGACGCTGGCCGATAGCCTGATTGAAACCCCGCAGGGCTTTCAGCTGCTCTCGATTGCTGGCAAACCGCAAATCATTGCCCACCTGAACGACGCCGAACAGCACTGGCTGGCCGCCGAATTTGAAGCCATCACCGAATACGTTGATTATTTATTACTCGACACTCGCCCGATGGGCAGCAATGGGATTCCGAGCTTAAGTCTGGCCGCCGATGACGTGCTCGTCGTGTTATCCAACCGCGCCGAATCGCTCACCGATGCCTACGCCACGATCAAGCAGCTGGCGCAAGAATACGCACGGCGCGATTTTCGCGTACTGGTCAATCGCGTCGAAAGTCTGGGCGAGGCAATGGCACTATTTGATCGCCTGCGCAGCGTATGTCAGCAGTTTCTGGGGGCAAGCCTGGGATTAAAGCTAGTGGGCTATGTCCCCGAAGACACCAAACTAAATCGTGCGACACGCTTAGGCAAAACGGTACTAGAAGCTTTCCCCGATACTGAGGCCAGTATGGCGCTACGTCAATTAGCAGATGTGATCTTGCGGTGGATACCCCCTAAAGTGGCCCACGATTCTGCTGGGCACTTTGTGCATCGCTTGGTTGAATCATCCCGTTTATTACACGAAAGGTTGCACCATGGCTGA
- a CDS encoding ABC transporter permease, with protein MAEAALRLEPVDGGYQLIGDLTLSAIAPIWQQSRQINWQQQTVDLRQITHCDGAGAALLFELSQAGAQLLNLNAETQRLLTALEPEQALIVAPRAPSMRPISQLGQLTRSMLDDFVAQIAFIGEAASTIVDAIAKPHQVRWREFLRQCELTGANALPIISLISFLLGIILAFQSAIPMRQFGAEMFVANLLGLSLIRELGPLITAIVLAGRSGAAFAAEIGTMKVNEEINALVTFGYKPMHFLVLPRLMAGLLMLPLLAIWSEVIGMLGGALVMQGFGIPLATFWTQVDTQVDAIDFFSGLLKAAAFGLVVASVGCFRGLGTGTGASAVGASTTRAVVNILVLLVITDGIFAVVYYHLGW; from the coding sequence ATGGCTGAAGCAGCGTTGCGCCTTGAGCCCGTAGACGGTGGCTACCAACTCATTGGCGATTTAACGCTGAGCGCAATTGCGCCCATCTGGCAACAGAGCCGCCAAATAAATTGGCAGCAACAAACGGTCGACTTGCGCCAAATTACGCATTGCGACGGTGCTGGGGCGGCATTGTTATTCGAATTAAGTCAGGCCGGGGCTCAGTTGCTGAACCTCAACGCCGAAACCCAACGCTTACTCACCGCGCTAGAGCCAGAACAAGCACTAATTGTGGCCCCGCGCGCGCCGAGCATGCGTCCAATCAGTCAGCTGGGGCAATTAACCCGCAGCATGCTTGATGATTTTGTGGCCCAGATTGCTTTTATCGGTGAAGCGGCCAGTACCATCGTTGATGCAATCGCTAAACCGCATCAGGTCCGCTGGCGCGAGTTTTTGCGCCAGTGCGAATTAACCGGTGCCAACGCCCTACCGATTATTAGCCTGATTTCATTTTTGCTGGGCATTATTTTGGCATTTCAATCGGCAATTCCAATGCGGCAATTTGGTGCGGAAATGTTTGTGGCCAATTTACTGGGTTTATCACTGATCCGTGAGCTTGGCCCTCTGATTACCGCCATTGTACTTGCTGGCCGCTCTGGCGCAGCATTTGCCGCGGAGATTGGCACAATGAAAGTCAATGAAGAAATCAACGCCCTCGTCACATTCGGCTATAAACCTATGCATTTTCTAGTGCTGCCACGATTGATGGCGGGCTTGTTAATGTTGCCATTGCTGGCGATCTGGTCCGAAGTGATTGGCATGTTGGGCGGCGCACTGGTTATGCAGGGCTTTGGCATTCCGCTGGCCACATTCTGGACGCAAGTTGATACCCAAGTGGATGCGATTGATTTTTTCAGTGGCCTACTCAAAGCGGCGGCATTTGGCTTGGTTGTGGCATCGGTGGGCTGCTTCCGCGGGCTAGGCACCGGTACCGGCGCCAGCGCAGTAGGTGCTTCGACCACCCGCGCAGTAGTCAATATTTTGGTGTTATTAGTGATCACCGACGGTATTTTTGCTGTCGTTTACTACCATCTGGGGTGGTAA
- the flhB gene encoding flagellar biosynthesis protein FlhB, with the protein MAEDSDLERTEPASPKRLDEARKKGQVPRSHELTSFSTLMVGLVAVITTGPDIYAAMKQVMVSALSFNRTQIWQSQLMSEQLYELSRIALIAILPIFAACALISIITPIMIGGWLFSMEALGPNFGRMNPLSGIGRMFSPRTVIETIKTVLKSGLIGGIAAWLMWNEKEQFISLLAMAPESGFAMAWQMTRHTLLLVVSTMAVIALIDVPYQLWDYYKGLRMTKEEVKQEGKEAEGDPHVKGRIRQLQREAARKRMMSEIPKANVVVTNPTHYAVAIRYDQQMRAPTVVAKGSFLLAERIIEVAKDHKVVVIRTPPFARALYHHADLGEEIPTALYTATAEVLAYIYQLELYRKEGGFEPVLNTDLPVPPELDPESGISDV; encoded by the coding sequence ATGGCAGAAGATTCAGACCTCGAACGCACCGAACCGGCCTCGCCCAAGCGCTTAGACGAAGCGCGCAAGAAAGGGCAAGTACCGCGTTCGCACGAACTCACTTCATTTTCCACCTTGATGGTGGGCTTGGTCGCGGTGATCACAACCGGACCAGATATTTATGCAGCCATGAAGCAAGTCATGGTCAGCGCGCTGAGTTTTAATCGAACACAAATCTGGCAAAGCCAATTAATGAGCGAGCAATTGTACGAATTGTCGCGCATTGCCTTGATTGCCATCTTGCCGATCTTTGCTGCCTGCGCACTCATATCAATTATTACCCCCATCATGATCGGTGGCTGGCTTTTTAGCATGGAGGCCTTAGGGCCCAACTTTGGGCGCATGAATCCATTGAGCGGCATTGGTCGCATGTTCTCCCCGCGTACGGTAATTGAAACCATCAAAACCGTCCTGAAATCCGGCTTGATTGGCGGTATTGCAGCGTGGCTTATGTGGAACGAAAAAGAGCAATTTATCTCGCTGCTGGCAATGGCACCTGAGTCAGGCTTTGCAATGGCATGGCAAATGACCCGCCACACCCTGTTGCTCGTCGTCAGTACCATGGCCGTCATCGCGTTAATTGATGTGCCATATCAGCTATGGGATTACTACAAAGGCTTACGAATGACCAAAGAAGAGGTCAAACAGGAGGGCAAGGAAGCCGAAGGGGATCCACATGTCAAAGGACGGATTCGACAATTGCAACGTGAAGCTGCTCGTAAACGGATGATGTCTGAGATTCCGAAAGCCAATGTTGTTGTCACCAATCCGACTCACTATGCGGTAGCAATTCGTTATGACCAGCAAATGCGTGCACCAACCGTGGTTGCCAAAGGTTCATTCTTACTCGCGGAGCGCATTATTGAGGTCGCCAAAGACCATAAAGTGGTCGTGATTCGTACTCCACCATTTGCGCGAGCGCTGTACCATCACGCTGACCTAGGCGAAGAAATTCCGACAGCACTGTATACTGCGACAGCGGAAGTTTTGGCCTACATCTATCAGCTAGAACTGTATCGTAAAGAAGGTGGCTTCGAGCCTGTACTTAACACTGATTTACCCGTTCCACCGGAGCTTGATCCAGAATCAGGCATATCCGATGTATAG
- a CDS encoding flagellar hook-length control protein FliK, whose protein sequence is MASGSSNSVNLLNVTSLPSNAKTSREAQSSNAMEFGSQFKNELGKVQTKPADKGAQSKAPEAKNNTETGNKNINEAAYNQQTQAAAADTQQTKLSNAEASPPAEQDEQTAKATDQNALAALLGMMQLAQNTTPALKPEALNPQTSGDSTDGKALIAAIGDPNQLGRGGKTETGVDEDLLAQDQGQGRQKPTLTGLELAGQKSSAADVAVDDMNLLAALPPDTAKTTSKSEPNFADTLANKLGSGMNAPAMGVNSNAALASANATRVMLPTHYIETPVQDARWGEAVAQRVSMMLGKQEQQIEMQLNPPNLGPMEVRLNIGSEQASVVFTSQHAAVREALAAATPKLTALLADQGIVLHNVQVASDSLQQQQQSAFQQQQQGGRFNSQQSASPTGGERLVANLPGIERTIQLNELRVPVGATRVSLFV, encoded by the coding sequence ATGGCAAGCGGTTCTAGTAATAGCGTTAATTTATTAAACGTGACTTCACTCCCAAGTAATGCCAAAACTTCGCGTGAGGCACAGTCTAGCAACGCGATGGAGTTCGGTAGCCAATTTAAAAATGAACTTGGCAAAGTACAAACCAAGCCGGCGGATAAGGGGGCACAAAGCAAAGCGCCTGAAGCAAAAAATAACACTGAAACCGGCAATAAAAATATCAACGAAGCTGCCTATAATCAGCAAACGCAGGCTGCAGCGGCGGACACGCAACAAACTAAGCTGTCAAATGCTGAAGCCAGTCCACCAGCTGAGCAAGATGAGCAAACCGCTAAGGCTACTGATCAGAACGCGTTGGCCGCTTTGCTTGGCATGATGCAATTAGCCCAAAACACAACACCAGCCCTAAAGCCCGAAGCGCTGAATCCACAAACCAGTGGTGATAGTACAGATGGTAAGGCGCTTATCGCTGCTATCGGCGACCCTAATCAGCTTGGGAGGGGGGGCAAAACTGAAACTGGCGTCGATGAGGATTTGCTCGCGCAAGACCAAGGTCAAGGGCGCCAAAAACCAACACTTACTGGTTTGGAGTTGGCAGGGCAAAAATCATCGGCGGCAGATGTTGCCGTTGATGACATGAATTTACTTGCCGCTTTGCCGCCGGATACAGCAAAAACAACCAGCAAGTCGGAGCCTAATTTTGCTGATACTTTGGCCAATAAGCTCGGCTCAGGTATGAATGCTCCGGCCATGGGCGTTAATTCAAATGCGGCGCTAGCAAGTGCAAATGCGACACGAGTCATGCTGCCAACTCACTATATCGAAACCCCGGTGCAAGATGCTCGTTGGGGGGAAGCAGTAGCGCAGCGTGTGAGCATGATGTTGGGTAAGCAAGAACAGCAAATCGAGATGCAGCTCAATCCGCCAAATTTGGGGCCAATGGAAGTGCGGTTGAATATTGGTAGCGAACAAGCCAGCGTTGTATTCACCTCACAGCATGCAGCTGTGCGGGAGGCGTTGGCTGCTGCAACGCCAAAATTAACCGCACTATTGGCTGATCAAGGGATTGTTTTGCACAATGTGCAAGTGGCGTCAGATTCTTTGCAGCAACAGCAGCAAAGTGCCTTTCAGCAACAACAGCAAGGGGGACGCTTTAATTCTCAGCAAAGCGCAAGTCCAACCGGTGGCGAGCGCTTAGTTGCAAATTTGCCTGGTATTGAGCGAACTATTCAGCTTAATGAACTCAGAGTACCAGTTGGTGCGACTCGAGTGAGTTTGTTTGTCTGA